The DNA sequence ATAAAATAAAACATTGAACGGGGAGGTTTAATGTGGATGTTCAAGAAAAAAGAATTGCCCTTGTGGATAATTATTTAGGCAGGGTTTACCTTGAGGCTGAGGTTTCGGATTACTATTCAGGGAGAACGGTGCTGGTGACCGGTGGTGCAGGGGCCATTGGAAGTAATCTTGTTATTGCACTTTCAAGGCTGGTAGGCGATGATGGTAAGGTTCTGGTTCTGGATAATCTTTCAGCTATAAGTACAAAAGATCCATGGAATATCATACCCCTGCCTAACGTCATGTTTGTGCTTGGAGATGTGCGAAGTGACGTGGATTTAAAAAGGGTATTTAAGGAGGAGCCAAGCATTGTCTTTCATTTAGCCGCCTTTTTTGCCAACCAGAACTCTATTGACTATTGTGAAACATCGGCAGATGTGGACGTAATCGGACAGATAAAACTGCTGGAATATTCAAAAATATCAGGTCTGGAAAAATTCATATACGCTTCGAGTGGTTGCGCTATTTACGGAGCATATCCCGAACTTCCCATAAAGGAAGAGTTCATTTCCATGCATCTTACAACTCCATACCAGATAAACAAGATGACGGGAGAGATGTATTGCAATTTTTATAATCATCACTACGGCTTACCAATTGTAAACTGCCGTTTTTTCAATTCTTACGGTCCCGGTGAAGTGCCGGGACAATACAGGAATGTTATACCTAACTTTATTTACTGGGCCATGAAGGGTTTTCCGCTTCCTGTTACAGGGACTGGAGAGGAGACGAGGGATTTTACCTATGTGTTAGACTTGGTGCAGGGATTGATAAAAGCCGGTTTTTACCCAAATGCAATAGGGGAAAATTTCAATCTGGCTTCTGGAAGAGAGATCAAAATTAAGGATCTGGTTGAAAAGGTTAATGAGGCGACTGATAATAAAGCGGATATTGTTTTTAAGGAACGCCGGAAGTGGGATACCAAACCGAGACTCCTGGCATCAATAGACAAGGCCAGGCAACTGATAGGCTATGAGCCTGTTGTTGATTTTGAGGAGGGGTTTCAAAAAAACATTGAATGGTTTAGAGACAACTGGGAAAAGATCGAAGCAGTTGCTGACTTCCCCCCCGGCATGAGCAGTGCGGTCAGAGGGGTAAAAGGCATATGCAACGCCGGAGTAAAGTCCTGAATATGAAGAAAAAGCAATAAAAGGGGACAGAAAAAGCAATAAAAGGGGACAGGCTACTTTTTAAACTCAATTGCCCGCTTGCCCGCCTATTTAGCTCTATCTCCCGCCATGCTTTTTAGGGTAACGCTATGCTCTCTGCGTAGGGTACGCCATGCCCGCCTGCCCACTTCCCCACCTTGACACCATATTGAAACAAATTCTATAATTTAGCGAATCTGAGGGGGGCGGTCTATCTTTCGAGCATAGCTTGAAAGAAGGGGCTGTTAGTTCCGGGGCTAAACTAATTATAACTATGGTTCCACAAAGGTAAGGTATGAATTTGGTAACAAATAAAATTTTACATAAATTTCAATTGTTTTGTTCTTTTAACCTTTTTCCAGCTGTATCTTCAACCGTAGTTATCGTCTTATCCCTCGTCTTTATCACTGCGTGTGCACCTTCCGCTTCCGTCAAGTGGGACGAATCCAGCAACCGTTGGGTAAATCAAGGAGTATCCAATACAGGTGCTGTTTCATTTACAACCCCGGAAGAGATGACGCCGGAGCAAAAAAAACCTGTCAACCCTTTACAGCGGTCTCCATACATAATCGAAGAGTTAGACAAGATTCCAGAGTTATCTCAAAGAGATGAAGTATTGGAAGGCCAGGAAGACTACTACCTGGGTTATCATGATATCTTAAGGGTTACGGTTTTTGGACGCCAGGATTCCCTGAAGGGTGCCACGGATATCACGCGGGAAACAGAAATCCGGAATGACGGCATGATTTCTTATCCCCTGGTAGGAGACATTAAGGCTGCCGGGTTGACTATTCCGCAACTCCAGCAAAACATTGTTGAAAAATTGAAGGAGTATATCGTTGCCCCTAAAGTAGACATACAGATAATTAAATACGCAAGCCGTGATGTTTCGATATTGGGTGAAGTAGAGAACCCTCATGTAATCTATTTAAGGGGGAAGACCACACTGCTTGAAGCCATAGCCAATGCTGGAGGTTTAACTGAAAAGGCCAATCTGAAAGGTGCCTATATTATCAGGAAGAACAAGATTATTCCTATTGACCTGTATGCCCTTATGACAGAAGGCGATTTGAAGTATAATGTGGAAGTGAGGAGAAAAGATATTATCTATATACCGAATGTTCAGGATCAAAGGGTCTACGTGGTAGGGGAAGTGAAAAAACCGATGATAGTGCCCTTTGCAGGTAAGATTCTGAGGGTTGCCGAGGCGATTGCGAGTGCCGGAGATTTTGAGATTTCAGCAAAAAAGAGCAATATAAAGATTATAAGGGGCGGGTTGGAAAATCCCACGGTTATCACGGTTAATTTCGATAAAATTACGAATGGTGACCTGGGAGAGAATATAGCGCTCTATTCTGAGGATATTGTGTATGTTCCGGCATCCTTTGTAGGAGAGTGGAACAAGATACTCAAACAGCTCACCCCTTCACTGCAGACCCTGATGTTTGGTGCTACACTTGATTATTATATTAATAGATAATGGGAAAGAAGTTGCTGGTTATTCATCAGGGAGAGGAAAGGTTAAATCCATTCCGGGCATGCTGCCGGAAAAAACTTACTGAACATGATTGACATACATAATCACATCCTTCCATGTCTTGATGATGGTTCCGACAGTCCTGAAAAATCCCTCAAGATGGCGAAAATCGCTGTAGATGACGGAATCAGGGTTGTTGTGGCCACTCCGCACTCCAATAACGGTGTTTATCAGGTAAGTCCCGGGAAAATTATTGAAGAGGTGAAACTGTTAAATCAGCTACTTCAGGATAAGGGGATTCCTCTCAAAGTACTTCCCGGGGCCGATGTTCATGTAGACTTTAACCTTATAGAGGAGATCAAGGCCGGTAAGGTAATGACCGTGAATAACAATCAACGTTATATTATGCTGGAACTACCGGATTACGGAGTCCCGCAGCATTTAGCTGACTTTCTGTGGGAGATGAAACTCAACGGCATTACTCCGGTCTTCACGCATCCTGAAAGGAATGCAGCCATTCAGGATGATATTAATATACTCCATGGTTTCATTATGCAGGGTGCCATGTCCCAGATAACAGCAATGAGCCTGACCGGAGAGTTTGGTAAGAGCACCCGCAGATGTGCTGTATCTCTCCTGAAATATAATCTTGCCCATGTCATTGCTACAGATGCGCATTCGGTCAGGAGACGGCCTCCTGTGCTTTCGAAGGCCCTGAAAGTTGCCGGTGAGATTGTAGGTGATGATTATGCGCTAAGGATGGTTACTGAAATCCCTGACGGAATCATAAGAGGCGGTCAACTCGCTCTTCCAGAGCCAAAAAATAGACAGTCATGGTTTTTTGAAAAACTATTGAGCAGGAATTAAAAAAGGAATGTCGGAAGAACCAAATAATCAGGAGAAAAACAGGATGAATCAGATAGACCAGACAAACGATGTTGAAGAGCGCGAGATTCACCTTTATGACTATATCGAGGTACTGCTTCGTAAAAAGTGGATTGTTATTTCCTGTTTTGTTGTTATAGTTCTTGCAGCAGGTATCGGCACTTATTTGGCCACACCTATCTACGAGGCCACAACCTCTATCCTGATTGAAGAAGCCAAGGGTGGTGGGCAGGCATTATTCACTGAACTTGCGGGATTGCCGCAGACTTCGGAAATACCATCCCAGATAGAGATAATTAAAAGCCGTACCATTGCGGAAGATGTTGTAAGGGAACTGAAGTATGACCAGAGGGTGTTTGACATATCAGGAGACCTTGACCTCAGGGTAATAAACCTGCAAGTTCCGGAAAAATTTATTGACGAGGAGATCGAGGTCGAGTTTACCGACGACAAGGGAAATTTCACTGTCACAAGAGAAGGTGAATCCCTTGGCCGAGGTATTGCAGGTATTCTTTTTAAGAGCAATTCGGGACTTTCTTTTGTAATCAAAGAAGTGAATCCCGAAAAGGGGGCATCTTTCAAGATCAAAAGGAGTAGATTTTATGAGGCCGTGGAAGGCCTTCAGAAAAAAGTCACTGTATCACCGGTAAGAAATACCAATATTGTTTATATAAAGGTTCAGGACAGCGATCCCCGGATGGCTGCTGCTATTGCCAATTCTATAGTTAAACGTTATATTCAGCAGGATATCTCAAGGCGAAGCAAGGAAGCCACTTATATGATAAAGTTTGTAAAAAGGCAGATCGAACCAACTCAGAAAAAGCTTGAAAATGCCCTTGAATCCCTTGCTGCACATAAGAGAAACTCCAGGGTTGTGGACCTGAAGGAGGGTACGAAAAAGCTCATAGAGAATATAGGGGCGCTGGAAAAAGAGAAGATCAATCTTGAAATC is a window from the Nitrospirota bacterium genome containing:
- a CDS encoding NAD-dependent epimerase/dehydratase family protein, whose amino-acid sequence is MDVQEKRIALVDNYLGRVYLEAEVSDYYSGRTVLVTGGAGAIGSNLVIALSRLVGDDGKVLVLDNLSAISTKDPWNIIPLPNVMFVLGDVRSDVDLKRVFKEEPSIVFHLAAFFANQNSIDYCETSADVDVIGQIKLLEYSKISGLEKFIYASSGCAIYGAYPELPIKEEFISMHLTTPYQINKMTGEMYCNFYNHHYGLPIVNCRFFNSYGPGEVPGQYRNVIPNFIYWAMKGFPLPVTGTGEETRDFTYVLDLVQGLIKAGFYPNAIGENFNLASGREIKIKDLVEKVNEATDNKADIVFKERRKWDTKPRLLASIDKARQLIGYEPVVDFEEGFQKNIEWFRDNWEKIEAVADFPPGMSSAVRGVKGICNAGVKS
- a CDS encoding SLBB domain-containing protein, which codes for MTPEQKKPVNPLQRSPYIIEELDKIPELSQRDEVLEGQEDYYLGYHDILRVTVFGRQDSLKGATDITRETEIRNDGMISYPLVGDIKAAGLTIPQLQQNIVEKLKEYIVAPKVDIQIIKYASRDVSILGEVENPHVIYLRGKTTLLEAIANAGGLTEKANLKGAYIIRKNKIIPIDLYALMTEGDLKYNVEVRRKDIIYIPNVQDQRVYVVGEVKKPMIVPFAGKILRVAEAIASAGDFEISAKKSNIKIIRGGLENPTVITVNFDKITNGDLGENIALYSEDIVYVPASFVGEWNKILKQLTPSLQTLMFGATLDYYINR
- a CDS encoding CpsB/CapC family capsule biosynthesis tyrosine phosphatase — translated: MIDIHNHILPCLDDGSDSPEKSLKMAKIAVDDGIRVVVATPHSNNGVYQVSPGKIIEEVKLLNQLLQDKGIPLKVLPGADVHVDFNLIEEIKAGKVMTVNNNQRYIMLELPDYGVPQHLADFLWEMKLNGITPVFTHPERNAAIQDDINILHGFIMQGAMSQITAMSLTGEFGKSTRRCAVSLLKYNLAHVIATDAHSVRRRPPVLSKALKVAGEIVGDDYALRMVTEIPDGIIRGGQLALPEPKNRQSWFFEKLLSRN